A region from the Sphingomonas brevis genome encodes:
- a CDS encoding GNAT family N-acetyltransferase — protein MADREAEIVARIAAGVAGLAADRWNGLAGSDDPFSGHAFLALLEESGSVGEGSGWTPLPVMVEREGRVTAAAPAYLKSHSQGEYVFDHGWADAWERAGGNYYPKLQVAIPFTPCVGPRLLGGDKNALLAALETVTVQNSLSSAHITFLTAEESKAAETRGWLRRDGLQFHWFNRGYAGFDDFLAVLSSRKRKAIRKERAAAVEGLEIVTLRGGEIERTHWDAMWSFYQHTGARKWGRPYLTRAFFDEVGAAMGNSALMFLALGEGRPIAGALNFIGRDTLYGRYWGAAEDRPFLHFELSYYRAIDWVIEHGLKTIQAGAQGEHKLARGYEPVVTPSVHFLPDPGFHRAVEDFLVREREAVRLEFEWARAALPYRSDSSS, from the coding sequence ATGGCCGACCGCGAAGCTGAAATCGTTGCCCGGATTGCGGCTGGGGTCGCCGGCCTCGCTGCCGATCGATGGAACGGCCTGGCCGGATCGGACGACCCATTTTCCGGCCACGCCTTTCTCGCCCTGCTCGAGGAATCGGGCAGCGTCGGCGAGGGCAGCGGCTGGACGCCGCTCCCGGTTATGGTCGAACGCGAAGGGCGCGTGACCGCCGCCGCACCGGCCTATCTCAAGTCCCACAGCCAGGGCGAATATGTGTTCGATCATGGCTGGGCCGATGCGTGGGAGCGCGCCGGCGGCAATTATTATCCCAAGTTGCAGGTGGCGATTCCGTTTACGCCCTGCGTCGGCCCCCGCCTACTTGGCGGCGACAAGAATGCGCTGCTCGCCGCGCTGGAAACGGTGACGGTCCAGAACAGCCTGTCGTCGGCCCACATCACCTTCCTGACGGCAGAAGAATCGAAGGCCGCCGAAACGCGCGGCTGGCTGCGCCGCGACGGGCTGCAGTTCCACTGGTTCAACCGCGGCTATGCCGGCTTCGATGATTTCCTCGCCGTCCTTTCGAGCCGCAAGCGCAAGGCCATCCGCAAGGAACGCGCGGCAGCGGTCGAGGGCCTCGAGATCGTGACGCTGCGGGGTGGCGAGATCGAACGGACACATTGGGATGCGATGTGGAGTTTCTACCAGCACACCGGCGCCCGCAAATGGGGCCGGCCTTACCTGACCCGGGCGTTTTTCGACGAGGTCGGCGCCGCGATGGGCAATTCGGCGCTAATGTTCCTTGCGCTTGGCGAAGGCCGGCCAATCGCCGGGGCGCTCAATTTCATCGGCCGGGATACCTTGTATGGCCGCTATTGGGGCGCGGCCGAGGATCGGCCCTTCCTGCACTTCGAGCTAAGCTACTACCGCGCCATCGATTGGGTGATCGAACATGGCTTGAAGACGATCCAGGCCGGTGCGCAAGGCGAGCATAAGCTCGCTCGCGGCTATGAGCCGGTGGTGACGCCATCGGTCCATTTCCTGCCGGACCCAGGTTTTCACCGCGCGGTCGAGGATTTCCTGGTCCGCGAGCGGGAAGCTGTCCGACTGGAATTTGAATGGGCGAGGGCCGCGCTGCCCTATCGCTCCGACTCTTCATCATAG
- a CDS encoding isoaspartyl peptidase/L-asparaginase family protein, giving the protein MSWKLVIHGGSGSMKRGGLSDELDELGRAGLDAALAAGSAILGAGGSALDAVEAAARVLEEDACFNAGRGSVLAYDGHVELDAAIMDGRDRRCGAVAGLKSTRAPISAARAVMEQSPHVLMSYDGADDFACEAGLEQVPNRWFVTPERRRQLDELLASGSQAFDADIKYGTVGAVAVDRAGHVAAATSTGGLTAKRWGRIGDSPLIGAGTYADDRAAAVSATGLGEVFIRAAAAHELCARVRLGGAGIREALDGVLAEVKALGGNGGLIAVSPAGDAAWGFTTPGMYRGIAGPEGRQVAIYDEESER; this is encoded by the coding sequence ATGAGCTGGAAACTGGTGATCCACGGCGGATCGGGATCGATGAAGCGCGGCGGCCTGTCAGACGAGCTGGACGAGCTGGGCCGTGCCGGTCTCGACGCCGCCCTCGCTGCCGGATCAGCGATTCTCGGCGCGGGCGGCAGCGCGCTGGACGCGGTCGAGGCGGCGGCCAGGGTGCTTGAGGAAGACGCCTGCTTCAATGCCGGCCGGGGCAGCGTCCTGGCCTATGACGGCCATGTCGAGCTGGACGCGGCGATCATGGACGGCCGCGACCGACGATGCGGAGCCGTGGCGGGACTCAAGTCGACCCGGGCTCCGATCAGCGCAGCGCGCGCAGTGATGGAGCAAAGCCCGCATGTTTTGATGAGCTATGACGGCGCCGACGATTTTGCCTGCGAGGCCGGGCTGGAGCAGGTGCCCAACCGCTGGTTCGTGACGCCCGAGCGGCGGCGGCAGCTGGACGAGCTTTTGGCCAGCGGCAGCCAGGCATTCGATGCCGACATCAAATATGGGACCGTCGGCGCGGTTGCGGTCGACCGGGCAGGCCATGTCGCGGCGGCAACTTCTACCGGCGGGCTGACCGCCAAGCGCTGGGGTCGGATCGGCGATTCGCCGCTGATCGGCGCCGGCACCTATGCCGACGACCGGGCCGCGGCGGTCAGCGCAACAGGACTTGGCGAAGTGTTTATCCGCGCCGCGGCCGCGCATGAGCTATGCGCTCGGGTCCGCCTGGGCGGTGCCGGCATCCGGGAGGCACTCGACGGCGTGCTGGCCGAGGTCAAGGCGCTGGGCGGCAATGGCGGGCTGATCGCTGTGTCACCGGCGGGCGATGCCGCCTGGGGCTTCACCACGCCGGGCATGTACCGCGGAATCGCCGGACCCGAAGGCCGGCAGGTCGCGATCTATGATGAAGAGTCGGAGCGATAG
- a CDS encoding DUF3572 family protein: MLSHRTNNEPGDAEALALAALAATLTDERRARRFLDLTGLDADELRARAGERRLLAAALAFLEAHEPDLVEVAQTIGTKPEMLVTARMELER; encoded by the coding sequence ATGTTAAGCCACAGGACAAACAATGAACCCGGCGATGCCGAAGCGCTGGCCCTTGCCGCGCTGGCAGCGACACTGACCGACGAACGGCGCGCGCGGAGGTTCCTTGACCTAACCGGATTGGATGCGGACGAGCTTCGCGCCCGGGCCGGCGAGCGGCGCTTGCTGGCTGCCGCCCTGGCCTTTCTGGAAGCGCATGAGCCGGACCTCGTCGAAGTAGCTCAAACTATTGGAACTAAACCAGAAATGCTTGTGACTGCGCGGATGGAGCTGGAACGTTGA
- a CDS encoding glycerophosphodiester phosphodiesterase family protein → MPVRRSACRFCLSASRSRWMRSSPSNNRGSKTDPLDPGPPGFAHRGLHGPGVPENSLAAFRAAIDAGAGIECDVRLSSDGKVVIFHDHDLKRLCASALSVEATPGALLTGQRLLGTNEHIPSLYQLLDVVRGKSPLLIELKCRGGNAAKLAEEVATDLAVYDGPVGVMSFEPAVGKWLECHAPHIRRGLVISRKASAFNRWRCIRASSAQFLAVDCGVITRPWVARQRRSKWVYSWTIRTPADRQTAEIHADALIWEGDGRPRS, encoded by the coding sequence ATGCCCGTTCGGCGGTCGGCGTGCCGGTTCTGCCTCTCGGCGTCGCGGTCGAGGTGGATGCGGTCGTCGCCGTCAAACAATAGGGGGTCAAAAACCGACCCGTTAGATCCGGGGCCGCCGGGGTTCGCGCATCGCGGGCTCCACGGTCCGGGCGTTCCCGAGAACAGCCTGGCTGCGTTCCGCGCCGCGATCGACGCGGGGGCGGGAATTGAGTGCGACGTGCGCTTGTCGAGCGACGGCAAGGTCGTGATCTTCCACGACCACGATCTGAAGCGGCTTTGCGCGTCTGCCCTTTCTGTCGAGGCGACCCCTGGAGCATTGCTGACGGGTCAGCGCCTGCTCGGCACTAACGAGCATATTCCTTCGCTGTACCAATTGCTGGATGTGGTGCGTGGCAAGTCGCCGTTGCTGATTGAGTTGAAATGCCGTGGAGGCAACGCCGCGAAACTCGCTGAGGAAGTAGCCACCGACCTCGCGGTTTACGACGGCCCGGTCGGAGTGATGAGTTTCGAGCCTGCCGTCGGCAAATGGCTTGAATGCCACGCGCCACATATCCGCCGCGGTCTGGTCATTTCGCGCAAAGCATCGGCGTTCAATCGTTGGCGCTGCATCCGTGCCAGCTCGGCGCAATTCCTGGCGGTCGATTGCGGTGTGATCACTCGACCGTGGGTTGCCAGGCAACGTCGATCGAAATGGGTTTACAGCTGGACCATTCGCACCCCGGCCGATCGTCAGACAGCTGAAATTCACGCCGATGCGCTTATCTGGGAAGGCGATGGCCGACCGCGAAGCTGA
- a CDS encoding SPFH domain-containing protein yields the protein MTESNVIALTSSRERTASTASGYLMLFILLLSIIVQIWGIAQLANEQDGLLAIVAVIAAPIVLVFVACGFYMLQPNQAAAITLFGDYQGTDRATGLRWVLPWLMRKKVSVRATNFISDKIKVNDLRGNPIEMAAQIVWRVVDTAQALFDVDDYKEFIRVQVEAAIRKIGARYPYDDFDHQDVTLRGHLDEVAVELRKELIERLSIAGITVDECGFTHLAYAQEIAGAMLRRQQAQAVVAARRTLVDGAVGMVEMALASLSEKKVVELDDERRAAMVSNLMVVLCGERDTQPVVNTGTLYQ from the coding sequence ATGACCGAGTCGAATGTCATTGCCTTGACCAGCAGCCGCGAGCGAACCGCCTCGACGGCTAGCGGTTATCTGATGCTGTTCATCTTGCTTCTGTCGATCATCGTGCAGATCTGGGGGATCGCCCAGCTGGCCAACGAGCAGGACGGCCTGCTGGCGATCGTCGCGGTTATCGCCGCGCCGATCGTCCTGGTGTTCGTCGCCTGCGGTTTCTACATGCTGCAGCCCAACCAGGCCGCGGCGATTACCCTGTTCGGCGACTATCAAGGGACCGACCGCGCGACCGGGCTTCGCTGGGTGCTGCCCTGGCTAATGCGCAAGAAGGTCTCGGTACGCGCGACCAATTTCATTTCCGACAAGATTAAGGTCAACGACCTGCGCGGCAACCCGATCGAAATGGCGGCGCAGATCGTCTGGCGCGTGGTCGATACGGCGCAGGCTCTGTTCGACGTCGACGATTATAAGGAATTCATTCGGGTCCAGGTCGAGGCGGCGATCCGCAAGATCGGCGCTCGCTATCCTTATGACGATTTCGATCACCAGGACGTGACCCTGCGGGGCCATTTGGACGAGGTCGCGGTCGAACTCCGCAAGGAGCTGATCGAACGCCTCTCGATCGCCGGGATCACGGTCGACGAATGCGGCTTCACCCATCTTGCCTATGCCCAGGAAATTGCCGGGGCGATGCTCCGCCGTCAGCAGGCGCAGGCGGTGGTCGCCGCTCGCCGGACCTTAGTCGACGGCGCGGTCGGAATGGTCGAAATGGCCTTGGCCTCCTTGTCGGAGAAGAAGGTCGTCGAGCTCGACGACGAGCGTCGCGCGGCGATGGTCTCGAACCTGATGGTCGTATTGTGCGGCGAGCGCGACACCCAGCCCGTCGTCAACACCGGCACCCTTTATCAATAG
- a CDS encoding toxin-antitoxin system HicB family antitoxin: protein MAEERKAYPLRVDPALWAAVERAAAADLRSVNAQVECLIREALKARGVKLDAPQPVKRGRPSKDKKDG from the coding sequence TTGGCTGAGGAGCGCAAGGCCTACCCGCTGCGGGTCGATCCCGCCCTTTGGGCGGCGGTGGAACGCGCGGCGGCGGCGGACCTCCGCTCGGTCAACGCCCAGGTCGAGTGCCTGATCAGGGAAGCGCTGAAAGCCCGCGGCGTGAAATTGGACGCGCCTCAACCGGTCAAGCGCGGCCGGCCATCGAAGGACAAGAAGGATGGATGA
- a CDS encoding SOS response-associated peptidase family protein, which translates to MHKGADAIRQLFAEQGLQLGFPEGIPNLQPTDIRITDPAPIVRMGKDGGLELVIRRWSWPGTHGKPVFNLRSEGRSFTRRCLAIADGFYEFTKPDDPKAKRKNKWLFSPVEGGLLGIAAVTQTHAEVGEAFSLLTAEPSPEVAVIHNRQIILPRPDHWLSWLDPSTLLPAASSWSTVSAKRITEIGLET; encoded by the coding sequence TTGCACAAGGGAGCTGACGCGATCCGCCAATTGTTTGCCGAGCAGGGACTGCAGCTTGGCTTCCCTGAAGGAATCCCAAATCTTCAGCCGACCGACATCCGGATTACCGACCCCGCGCCGATCGTGCGTATGGGCAAGGACGGCGGGCTGGAACTGGTCATCCGCCGCTGGAGCTGGCCGGGTACGCACGGCAAGCCGGTGTTCAATCTCCGCTCCGAAGGGCGCAGCTTTACCAGGCGCTGCCTGGCCATCGCCGACGGCTTCTATGAATTCACCAAGCCCGACGATCCCAAGGCCAAGCGCAAGAACAAATGGTTGTTCTCGCCGGTCGAGGGTGGCTTGCTGGGGATCGCGGCCGTCACCCAGACTCATGCCGAGGTAGGCGAGGCGTTCAGCCTGCTAACCGCCGAGCCCAGCCCCGAGGTCGCCGTAATTCATAACCGGCAGATCATCCTGCCGCGGCCCGATCACTGGTTGTCCTGGCTCGACCCTTCGACGTTGCTTCCCGCGGCCAGCAGCTGGTCGACCGTTTCGGCGAAGCGCATCACCGAAATCGGCTTGGAGACATAG
- a CDS encoding SDR family NAD(P)-dependent oxidoreductase has product MTKTVFITGATAGIGAAAARKFAGEGWQVVGTGRRRDRLDELATELGDFFYPLALDMLRPADFETTLASLPDRYRAIDLLLNNAGLAPPMSNLQDAEQDPLDVAIDTNVTGLVALTRALLPGLIARKGAVINLASVAATYPYRGGAVYAGTKAFVRQFSLGLRCDLAGTGVRVTTIDPGMVETEFTLVRTGGDQAASDALYANMDPMTAEDIAGTIWWVATLPPHLNINALELMPVNQSWAGFAVHRNEG; this is encoded by the coding sequence ATGACGAAAACTGTCTTCATCACTGGAGCCACAGCCGGAATCGGTGCAGCAGCCGCGCGCAAGTTTGCCGGCGAAGGCTGGCAGGTGGTCGGCACCGGGCGGCGCCGCGACCGGCTGGACGAGCTGGCTACCGAACTCGGCGATTTCTTTTATCCGCTGGCGCTGGACATGCTGAGGCCGGCTGATTTCGAAACCACGCTGGCCTCGTTGCCCGATCGCTATCGGGCAATCGACCTGCTGCTCAACAATGCCGGGCTCGCTCCGCCGATGAGCAATTTGCAAGACGCAGAGCAGGACCCGCTCGATGTTGCCATCGATACCAATGTCACCGGGCTGGTGGCGCTGACCCGCGCGCTTCTGCCCGGGCTGATCGCCCGCAAGGGCGCGGTCATCAACCTCGCCTCGGTCGCGGCGACCTACCCCTATCGCGGCGGCGCAGTCTATGCCGGGACCAAGGCGTTCGTTCGCCAATTCTCATTGGGGCTGCGCTGTGACCTGGCCGGTACCGGCGTCCGGGTGACCACGATCGATCCGGGCATGGTCGAAACCGAATTCACGCTGGTCCGGACCGGCGGAGACCAGGCGGCGAGCGACGCGCTCTACGCCAATATGGACCCGATGACTGCGGAGGATATTGCCGGCACCATCTGGTGGGTCGCGACCCTTCCGCCGCACCTCAACATAAATGCTCTGGAGCTGATGCCGGTCAACCAGAGTTGGGCCGGCTTCGCGGTCCACCGGAACGAGGGTTGA
- a CDS encoding ribose-phosphate pyrophosphokinase: MKLLAGNSNLPLARAIADYLELPLTDASVRRFADEEVFVEIQENVRGEDVFVVQSTSYPTNDNLMELLICIDALKRASAKRITAVIPYFGYARQDRKPGPRTPISAKLVANLITVAGADRVLTMDLHAGQIQGFFDIPTDNLWAAPVMAADIQARHGGKKLMVVSPDVGGVVRARSLAKRLDNAPLAIVDKRRERAGESEVMNIIGDVEGHCCILVDDIVDSAGTLCNAAAALKDQGATEVIAYCSHGVLSGAAIARVAASVLTELVVTDSIYREGMEEGGKLRRLTIAPLFGEAIHRIADETSVSSLFD, from the coding sequence ATGAAATTGCTCGCCGGGAATTCGAACCTGCCGCTGGCGCGGGCGATCGCCGACTATCTCGAGCTGCCGCTGACCGACGCCAGCGTCCGCCGCTTCGCCGACGAGGAAGTGTTCGTCGAGATTCAGGAAAATGTCCGGGGCGAGGATGTGTTCGTGGTCCAGTCGACAAGCTACCCGACCAACGACAATCTGATGGAGCTGCTGATCTGCATCGACGCGTTGAAGCGCGCATCGGCCAAGCGGATCACCGCGGTCATCCCCTATTTCGGCTATGCCCGGCAGGACCGGAAACCGGGGCCGCGCACGCCGATCTCGGCCAAGCTGGTCGCCAACCTCATCACCGTCGCCGGGGCTGATCGGGTGCTGACGATGGATCTCCATGCCGGCCAGATCCAGGGCTTCTTCGATATCCCGACCGACAATTTGTGGGCGGCGCCGGTGATGGCCGCCGATATTCAGGCGCGCCATGGCGGCAAAAAGCTGATGGTTGTCTCTCCGGACGTCGGCGGCGTGGTTCGGGCCCGAAGCCTTGCCAAGCGGCTCGACAACGCCCCACTGGCGATCGTCGACAAGCGCCGCGAACGGGCCGGCGAATCCGAGGTGATGAACATCATCGGCGACGTCGAGGGTCATTGCTGCATCCTGGTCGACGATATCGTCGATAGCGCCGGCACGCTGTGCAACGCCGCCGCCGCATTGAAGGATCAGGGCGCGACCGAAGTCATCGCTTACTGCAGCCATGGCGTGCTGTCCGGCGCCGCCATTGCCCGCGTCGCGGCCAGCGTGCTGACCGAGCTGGTCGTCACCGACTCCATCTACCGCGAAGGCATGGAAGAAGGCGGCAAGCTGCGCCGCCTGACCATCGCGCCGCTGTTCGGTGAAGCGATCCACCGCATCGCCGACGAGACTTCGGTCTCCAGCCTGTTCGACTAG
- a CDS encoding HAD family hydrolase translates to MKRPLLITDCDEVLLHMVSHFDAWLGEKHDIRFAFETGQFREALTHRATGELVAEDRVWPLLTEFFQGEMHRQTLVPGALEALGRIGEVANIVILTNLGDEAHPWRVDQLASHGINHEVVCNRGGKGVPAKAIIDRYNAGTTVFVDDLPVHHASVAEHAPEVYRLHMVAEPLLAPAVPAAEQAHARIDDWPTACGWILERLTSE, encoded by the coding sequence TTGAAGCGACCTCTCCTGATCACCGATTGCGACGAAGTGCTGCTCCACATGGTGTCCCATTTTGACGCCTGGCTGGGCGAGAAGCACGACATCCGCTTCGCGTTTGAAACCGGCCAGTTCCGCGAGGCTTTGACTCACCGCGCGACAGGCGAGCTGGTGGCCGAAGACCGGGTGTGGCCGCTGCTGACCGAATTCTTCCAGGGCGAGATGCACCGCCAAACGCTGGTGCCGGGCGCGCTCGAGGCGCTGGGCCGGATCGGAGAAGTAGCGAACATCGTCATCCTCACCAATTTGGGCGACGAGGCCCATCCCTGGCGGGTCGACCAGCTCGCCAGCCACGGCATTAATCACGAAGTCGTATGCAACCGGGGCGGCAAGGGCGTTCCCGCCAAGGCCATCATCGACCGCTACAATGCCGGAACTACGGTCTTCGTCGACGATTTGCCGGTCCATCACGCTTCGGTCGCGGAACATGCGCCGGAGGTCTATCGGCTGCACATGGTGGCGGAGCCGCTGCTTGCCCCGGCCGTTCCGGCGGCCGAGCAGGCCCATGCCCGGATCGACGATTGGCCGACGGCTTGCGGCTGGATTTTGGAAAGGCTGACTAGCGAATGA
- a CDS encoding RidA family protein: MSIEQRLAELGITLPEPAAPVASYVPAVEANGLLHISGQISFAEDGSLIKGRLGEDVDLDAGQAAARRCGIMLLAQMKAALGSLDRVGRIVKLGVFVNSHGDFTDQPKVANGASELMQEVFGEAGRHARSAVGVPVLPLGVAVEVDAVVAVKQ; encoded by the coding sequence ATGAGCATTGAACAGCGCCTCGCCGAACTCGGCATCACCCTTCCCGAACCGGCTGCTCCGGTCGCTTCCTATGTGCCCGCGGTCGAGGCCAATGGCCTGCTGCATATCAGCGGCCAGATCAGCTTTGCCGAGGATGGCAGCCTGATCAAAGGCCGGCTGGGCGAAGACGTTGACCTGGATGCGGGCCAGGCGGCCGCGCGGCGTTGCGGCATCATGCTGCTGGCCCAGATGAAGGCCGCGCTTGGCTCGCTCGACCGGGTCGGGCGGATCGTCAAACTCGGCGTGTTCGTCAATTCGCATGGCGATTTCACCGACCAGCCGAAGGTCGCCAACGGTGCCTCGGAGCTAATGCAGGAGGTGTTCGGCGAGGCCGGGCGCCATGCCCGTTCGGCGGTCGGCGTGCCGGTTCTGCCTCTCGGCGTCGCGGTCGAGGTGGATGCGGTCGTCGCCGTCAAACAATAG
- a CDS encoding response regulator — protein sequence MAKILVVEDNALNIKLFCDLLTAHGHQTEPVTDSREALQAALAFLPDLVITDIQLPYITGIELMELLRAEDELKNVPIMAVTAYAAAGDEERIRAAGAQAYVSKPISVMRFAETVDQLLAAGSNVEGSSQDNQ from the coding sequence GTGGCCAAGATCCTGGTTGTCGAGGACAATGCCCTCAACATCAAGTTGTTCTGCGACTTGCTGACCGCGCATGGCCATCAAACCGAGCCGGTAACCGACAGCCGCGAGGCGCTGCAAGCGGCGCTGGCATTTCTCCCTGACCTGGTCATCACCGACATTCAGCTGCCTTACATTACCGGCATCGAGTTGATGGAGCTGCTCCGCGCCGAGGACGAATTGAAGAATGTGCCGATCATGGCGGTGACCGCCTATGCCGCCGCCGGCGATGAGGAGCGGATCCGCGCGGCAGGGGCGCAGGCCTATGTCTCCAAGCCGATTTCGGTGATGCGCTTCGCCGAAACGGTCGACCAGCTGCTGGCCGCGGGAAGCAACGTCGAAGGGTCGAGCCAGGACAACCAGTGA
- a CDS encoding S1/P1 nuclease, whose protein sequence is MPNQIIAALGGLLALFAFAAPAQAYWEYGHESVARIAWLQMRPDSRARVAALLRQGRLLETPGCPVATLEQASVWADCIKPLGDRFAYAYSWHYQNVDVCKPFDLKSACKDGNCVSAQIERNARLLADRQVPVRERLMALAFLTHFVGDLHQPMHAGDHADLGGNKVAATYGIIAGRTNLHSIWDGWLAERAISTPPGGPAELLAQVSAADRERIAGGSVEDWSREMWAKARDLAYQTLVGDPCGAGPVERPVMDEAKVRALIPEVRQDVVEGGIRLARLIDDALGPEARAPGQKR, encoded by the coding sequence ATGCCGAATCAGATTATTGCCGCGCTCGGCGGCCTGCTTGCCCTGTTCGCCTTTGCCGCGCCGGCCCAGGCCTATTGGGAATATGGCCATGAAAGCGTCGCGCGGATCGCCTGGCTGCAGATGCGTCCCGACAGCCGCGCCAGGGTCGCTGCGCTGCTTCGGCAGGGCAGGCTGCTGGAAACGCCCGGCTGCCCGGTGGCGACGCTGGAACAGGCCAGCGTCTGGGCCGATTGCATCAAGCCGCTGGGCGACCGCTTCGCCTACGCTTACAGCTGGCATTACCAGAACGTCGACGTGTGCAAGCCATTCGACCTGAAGTCGGCGTGCAAGGACGGCAATTGCGTATCGGCGCAGATCGAGCGCAACGCGCGGCTGCTGGCGGACAGGCAGGTGCCGGTACGCGAACGGCTGATGGCACTGGCATTCCTGACGCATTTCGTCGGCGACCTGCACCAGCCGATGCATGCCGGCGATCATGCCGACCTTGGCGGCAACAAGGTCGCCGCGACCTATGGCATCATCGCCGGCCGAACCAATCTCCACAGCATCTGGGACGGCTGGCTGGCCGAGCGCGCCATTTCGACCCCGCCGGGCGGGCCGGCGGAACTGCTCGCCCAGGTTTCAGCGGCGGATCGCGAGCGGATCGCCGGCGGCAGCGTCGAGGATTGGAGCCGGGAGATGTGGGCCAAAGCCAGGGACCTCGCTTACCAGACGCTGGTCGGAGATCCGTGCGGCGCAGGACCGGTCGAACGGCCGGTGATGGACGAGGCCAAGGTCCGGGCGCTGATTCCGGAGGTCCGGCAGGATGTCGTCGAAGGCGGGATCCGTCTGGCCCGGCTGATCGACGATGCGCTCGGCCCCGAGGCCAGGGCGCCGGGGCAGAAGCGCTAG